gggGAGCTGGGGTATGGAGGTGCCACTGGTCAACAGAGTGATGAAGACAGGAACCCCAAGCACATTTACACTGGGTGGAGCTGGGCAGCCATTGTTCCACCATTCCTCAGAGTCAGAAACAAGCCACCCTAGAAACACACCGACCACCGACCAAGTCACAGATtccgacccctggttctggattcttcaCTCGGGGGAAAAaccaggagtcaagagtgttaaatTCTCACAcgtacaatggaacaattaaattcttacgtgCAGCATAACATAACACCCGGCACACATCCAATCTATGGACATTTCATTCAGGTCACCCCTCTAAACACTAAACACTAAAGAACAGAGGCTGAGCATCGGTCTCGCTACACACGGTAACACCAGTCTGATGAAACTTGATACAATATTATTCCTTATTTATGTCAATAAATGCTATCTAATACTGGTGCTGCTACAGCAAGGCACCatgataattgtataatagtacaAAAATCATTCACACAATACAACATTGCTGCTTAAATGTCTGCTGGCGGGGTGGCCTCACATTTCCCACAGTCACCCCATCTGGCACCATGCTGtcacccacccaccctgtcccTATCCTGCTGAGCCTCCTCTACACGCTCCCCAACCACCTGAACCCTCCCCACTTCACCCTCCTGAACCCTCTCTTcaccctccactccccaccctccccctcctgaaccCGATCCTCACCCTCCTGAAACACTCGTCATCCTCAACACCCCATCCTCCCACTCCTGAACCCTCAAACTTCATCCCCACGCTCCCCCTAATGAACCCTCTCCTcgccccatcctcccctcctgaACCTTCACCCTCCTGAGCCCTCTCTTCACCCTCCACACCCCTACCTCCCACTCCTGAACCCTCTCTTCACCCTACACATCCCACCCCGTCCCTCCCAAACCCTCTCTACATCCCCCAGACCACATcaaagagtgaaaggcctggatagagtggatgtggagaagatgcctCCACCAGTGAGagggtctcggaccagagggcacaatttAAGAAGTAAAGGAtgaacctttagaatggagatgaggaatttcttgctggagggtggtgaatctgtgagattcattgccgcagacggctgtcattgggtatttttaaaagttGAGATTGTCAGGTTCTTCATTCGTATGGGTgccaggggtatggggagaaggcaggagaatggggtttgagagggagaggtagataagccatgattgagtcTAAGACAAAAatgatcgtctatatctctcgtttctcttatccctaaccagcctgaagaagggtctcgacccgaaacttcacccattccttctctcccgagatgctgccagtccagctgagttactccagcattttgtgtctaaccatgattgaatggcggagtagactagatgggccgactggcctaattctgtgctCCTAGTATGAACATCCCCACGGCAGACCCCTCTCTGCCCGGTGATGCATAAGCTCGGGGCGTCACTGGGCGGCTGAGGCCGCAGGAATCCCTTCACTGAATAGCGGGGACCCGGTTCACAAACGGCGCCACTCTCCCCGGggattcacggtggcgcagcggtagagttgctgccttacaacaaaatgcagcgctggagacccgggttcgatcctgactacgggccctgtctgtacggagtttgcacgttttctctgtgacctgcatggggtttcccTGAGATCTCCTGTTTTCTACCACATTCCacagtcgtacaggtttgtaggttaattggcttggttaatgtaaaaattgtccctagtgggtgtaggatacgtTTGCGACAACCAGTGATGGTGACTATAGTCAAAGATACAgatgcagaatggggttaggttaggtaagggggaagtacagcgagacctgggtgtccttgtacactggtcgccgaaggttggcgtgcaggtacagcaggcagtgaatggtaatggtacgttggccttcataacaagagggttaTAGGatatataggagtaaagaggttcttctgcagttgtatagggctctggtaagaccacatctgcagtattgtgtccagttttggtctcctaatttgaggaaggacatcctcgtctcctaatgtgaggaaggacatcctctctctctcccctctttctccccactctctctccctctcccccccacctctctctccctctctctttccactCTCTGTCCGTctatcgctctctctctctctctccatctctgtccttctctctcagtctccccctctctccctttcttctgaagaatggcggactgcaggagtggggtgacattgtgtatggctgctctgcctgcagtccACCCTTTCACcatttttttagttttatttttagtcctgttaaaaaataacaaatgttagttggaggtcttttatgtggtgggtgggggtggggaagggggaaactttatttcccagtccctacttggtcggagaggcggctttcgtccgagctgcttcttcgccccttcctcgtcgtctaccatcggactggagcggcgtttcctgtcgggaccggccagggctacagcttcggcggcggcgcagcgctgggacaccatcacggagcgggtgatgccttaccgggtcgccgtgcggtaagctccggagtgctgtgaccgccgactccaacatccgaggagctgtggctgtgggcgtccagccgcgggcggcgctggatttaagaCACCGCGAAGCCTGGGATCGCGATCgccagtcggagctccaaccagcgcggcctgaggacttcaggagccgcagtctccagggaggaagtggccgctccagacattccaaaCCGCTGAGGAGTGTTTCACTCGACTccggagttccagctttctggcaagagggcccgaaaacatcggactggctgcggaggccacaaataggccccaacctcgggtgattcagaggaagaggacttaactttctgatgcctttccccacagtggaacattttgattctgttgtggggggacgttcacgTTGAATTCTATGGtgcgttgtgtcatttttctttcttttaattTGTCTATGGATGTacagaaacttaattatttattttatgtagagcactttggtttcaacgcaagttgatttaaacgtgctatataaataaaatttacttacttacttgcgattgaagcagtgcagcgtaggttcacgagattgatccctgggatggcgggactgtcatatgaggaaagattgaaaagactgggcttgtattcactggagtttagaaggatgagggggtgatcttatagaaacatataaaattacaaaaggactggacaagctagatgcaggaaaaatgttcccaatgttaggcgagtcccgaaccaggggccagtcttagaatacaggggaggtcatttaagactgaggtgggaaaaaacgttttcacccagagagttgtgaatttgtggaattccctaccacagagggcagtggaggccaagtcactggatggatttgagagttagatagagctctcggggcgagggatatgtggagaaggcaggcacgggttattgataggggacgatcaaccatgatcacaatgaatggcggtgctggctcgaagggccgaatggcctcctcctgcaccaggtttctatgtttctagcgaaGATCCTGTAGCAGATTTTTGGTTtctagcaaagatcttagagcggagcaagataggccactcctcgaaaaacgcgtagtatgatgtgtgtgattgtcgacgccattttttgaggcattttattgggctgtcatggcgtccttatctaaatcttcatctcactgctctgttaTCAATTGTTTTAATCATAAATCTAAaagacccgacctgtcattctttaggttccccaataaaaaaggtAAGAAAATATTATTACTATTTTCAGTCAATAttctgttattttctgttctcccatcaacggccattgggaaactaggtttgtcggtacattagaaagttagtagacttatttttaatagatctttacttaccataataataaagacaattttaacacttctatacattttgggttttgttcttgtaagggattggtctccaaaatatggctcAAGGAacacattaggcccagtgaccaggagatttttcaagCTCAGATTCATGTGCGGGAAGGAAGGCGACGGCTGTTGCCCGTTATGTCCCTTGAATTgccgagacatcacaagcaaagatcacaagcccgccgtgaagaagggtgcaatcaaatattatacaactctgctctatcatctttgggtgcaatgatGGGCCGGGGGGTTTGGCGGCAGCAGCCGCAATCAAAGTTAcgagaggagctctgctctataatccttggtcggaatgggacggctgcacgTTATAATGTcctatcgttccactctctctcccccttctccctgtccccattCTCCCTCGCCCcactttcccccttctccctctcccccttctccctctgcccccttctccctctccctctcctctctcaatctctccctctcttctctcgatctccctcccttccctccccctcccttccctctctccttcccttaccTCTTTGTGAGAgtagcagctctgctatgccttgggtccaaaagagcaTTAAAAGAAAATAcctaatggtctttgtaagaagattttaataagctcttctgcatttaaggtaaattgacatattagaggaaaAAAGCAtgttcaatatacaggtctctccacacaactgaaaacaattgcacttaagtgatatatcatccattgttcaggcatgtagttatgattagtttttttcttattagttaatcctaatttgctcctgtaatttcagatgtcaacagtgggtccagaatactcgtcgacaagatctcctgcaataactggagtgacagaggcgagagaaaacaaggagataaaagggtgtgagataaagagagaggaatgtatatgtgcagctttaagggacattggtcaggtagcatttggagtattgcatacagtctggtcactccattacaggactgatgtggaggctttggggaaggtgcagagatggttaaccagaatggtttaaaaacaaggaactgcagatgctgtttttcaaaaaaggacacaaaacagTGCCTATCCacgtgtgccagcaggctggagaagAGGGCAaagagcgggcaggtgaaggggcgctggccagtgtggactcgccggtgctctagcaggtggtcaaggcgggtcAAGCCgttaccacaggacgggcaggggaatgGACGTTCACCGCTGTGTGTGagccggtgctgccacaggctggacatgcgggtgaaaccctcGCCACATTCAGCGCACtcaaagggtctctctctggtgtgtatccgctggttcTCCCGCAGCCCCCGTGCTTTCTTGAAACTCTTGCCGCAGTGGGTGCAGCTGCTCGCCGGTGTGagcccgccggtgctgccgcaacccccgtgAGCTGTCAAACGActcaccgcagtacgggcagtcgtagggctggccactggtgtgcacgcgctggtgagacagggcatgggaggccatggcaaagcgtTCTCCACCCACCGGGCTGGGGATGGGACGGtcgccggcgtgcacccgctggtgggacagcagcctgtTGGAGcagatgaagcccttgccgcagtcgctgcagctgaaggggcgctcgccggtgtgggtgcgctggtgggacagcaggctgctggacttggtgaagcccttgctgcactgggtgcaggtgaaggggcgctccccggtgtgggtgcgctggtgtgaCAGCAGGTTGCTGTAATGggcgaagcccttgccgcagtcgctgcaggtgtagggccgctccccggtgtgggtgtgctggtgggacagcaggctgTTAGaatgggtgaagctcttgccacacTCGCTGCAGATGTAGGGCCGttccccggtgtgcaggcgcctgtgcaccttcagggTCTTacacgacttgaagcctttgccgcagacAGAGCAGGAGAAGGGCCGCTcgctgctgtgcacccgccggtgctccCGCAGCCTCCACAACTGGCCAAAGCTCTTGCCACACATGGAGCAGCCATGGGGCTTCTCGCCCATGTGTATCCAccggtgctcccgcagccccgacaaccaggCAAAGCTCGtcccgcaggtggagcagccatagggcttctcgcccgtatGCACTCGCCGGTGTCTCTCCAGTTCATGTgccgtcttgaagctcttgctGCAGTTGGAGCATTCAAAGGGACGTTCTTCCGTGTGCACCTGCCGGTGCACCCGCAGCACCGACAAACAggtaaagctcttgccgcagtcggagcaatCAAAGGGACGTTCTcctgtgtgcacccgccggtggatctccagaCGGCTAGGGTACTGCCAGGCTTTGCCACACACgtcacactcataacgcttctccttgtgccccgtcatgtggtcctccattgAAGCTCAGGTCGCACATCGagcagatggggaggggtggggggtctcACCAGCACtctggccgccctcaatggccgctcacatcCCCGTCTCTCCGTCTACAGCATTGGCTCCTAAACCCTACAgcaggggaacacagagggtcaacaagttggcaaacaggacattactaatgcgtgaacattactagtgcttgagtggggttattgagggaggagatgaggtgtcagggagggggagaagtgtggcaggaaggaggggagagatggtGAGGATGCAAGTGGGGAAGGGGCATGAGGACAgtggaagtgagggggggggagaagggagaggggttatgaggggagagcggagggggggaggggggttgtgggagggggagatgggagggggtgaGGAAACAAGTGGGAGAAGGGGGGCTGCACGACCAGCGCACTGACGTCACCACCAATCCGAGGGGGACTGCTGGCCAAGCACCCTGCCATTGCGCAGTCACATGGGGGGGCAGCATGCATCATGGGAAGAAGGTCACAGTGCTGACatcactcagcgggtcgggcagcttctgtggagagaggggatgcgtgatgtttcgggtcgagatccttcttcagtccgatGGGTAAtatggagataaggaagtgtaaggagtgaaaacaggaaaaagggaatggggttcaaggaaaatgtatagatcattgttaattgggagaaggtaacaggcaataggtgcaggagtaggccattcagcccttcgaaccagcaccaccattcaatatgaccacgactgatcatccagaatctaaATACTCTGCTCCtgtgttttccccatatccattgattccgtcagcctaagagataaatctaacttcaAAATCTAgtcttcaaaacatccagtgaataagcgagttcggtattctgattgcgaatgcccaggtcataggtcactcgctataaacattctgGGCGGCTGTGCTGCTGTGTAGGTGCAGGTCTGCGTTTTGCGCGTGGTtgggcccgggtctctggcactgcaggcaccgtggagttgctgctggaccttccccgtcccctcccgggtgtcccgtccctgtccgggagTGTCAGGTTGGCCCTGAGCTGGTGGGGCTGTGGTGGCCCCGGGCTTGCAGCCAGCATGGGGAGGGCAGGCACTGGCTCCAGCTcggttctgcctgtcccactgggttggTCTGCAGCCCTGGACTGGTGGGGCGCCAGCCCTAAGCGATGGTGGCCCTGGACTTGCAGCCAGCGCTCGGCTCTGCTCCAGCTCCCAGGGGGCCTATTCCTGGGTGGGCCGGGGACCGTCACCTGCGCTTCTTGCtttgtccagtggctgtcggttggtCACCTCGGTGCCGGCGGGAGCCGAGCGCTGATCATCGGTGGGGATGCACACGCGATGCTGCGGTGGctcggcggatcaggcaacatctctggagaagggtctcgacctgaaacgtcaccaattccttttctctggagatgctgcctgtcccgctgagttgctgcagggttttgtgtcccccccattgatgactggtgctcggctttcaccGGCGCCCAGGGGAGTTGTCGGCGGTGGCCTCTGGGTAGGGCGGCTGGTGGTCCGCAGCTCGTCGGGGAATGGGATCCTCGGGAGTTGGAGCTGGGTTGGGCctatctcttattcttaaactgtgacccctggttgtggattcccccaacatcggggacatgtttcctgcatctaccctgtccaatcctttaataattttatacgtttctataagatcccctctcttccttctaagctccacaaatacaagcccagtcaacatatttttttcattatatgtcagtcccgccatcctgggatttAACCTGTTTAAGAAATACCTGCAGATTctttgaaaaatcgaaggtattccttcgttccatagaagctgcctcacctgctgagtttcgcccacatttttgtctgcctgcgggaattaacctagtgaacctacgcagcactccctcaatagcaagaatgtccttcctcaaattagcagaccacaattacacacaatactccaggtgcggtctcaccagtgccctgtacagctgcagtaggacctcctaaactcaaatcctctcacaatgacggccaacatgccattagctttctttactgcctgctgcacctgcatgtgtactttcagtgactgatgtgcaggaacacccaggtctcgtttcaaCTCCGCTTCTCCTAATATTGGCTCATTACCGTTCCGTGTACCGagatacgggtgtcagtggttacggggagaaggcaggagaatggggttaggagtgtgagaaaagggttaatagggatcattgatttatactagaactctgaaaaaatataacttagaaagaaataaggtgtcagcagaagccagactgctggtagaataaagtaacaatatacagaacagagagaaattctagataaagaaagtaacaaagataaaaacttcagcagaagccttgggagcctttgacgtcaggagatggtccgagacgttcctggactttctcgtgggaatgtgggctttatgttatgattggacgaaactcgatggggagacatgaggtagtgaccatagtgaagaaaagtataaagatagaaagcatctccatcttctttgtgcctctaggggacatcagaggagaggcacctattctgcagaatatgaaattaataaaaacacttctttgtctgaatttgtctcaagagcatttgtgatttttaaatctcacaacttgggggctcgttccgagatccaatactctggacagctgacgggagtagacggacgaagggaaggtgcaccctgctgagttcagcggtCTCCTTGCTTGCCGtcagctgtttaagcagtagtatccggaccacacagagactcggcaaagaagtgggagtagttggaaattgtgaaaaatcaatcgagcaatttctgtgcacagaacccaggtaggaacaatgactaataaagtTCTTCCTGGGCGATTGTGGAGAGACCTTGTGGTTGACGCTCTAAAGGATTCAGGGGGCTGCAAGGCAAACCcagaagggaggggaaaaggctgtgggccaaatccccgcattctgcccaatagtccgttggggcaaatgctggaccctggagggcaggaaatacccaggggttggagaagccaacaatgataaggtatagtccgttgggacaaatgcagagccggagggggccaaaatacccaaaggaaagagaagacaggggccggggtggacgaagatcacccggccaacaggacgggaagtcaaagggcagaaggggaagataagttcGGTTAAAATTAGACCCCTgagggaggtacctaggagaggaccctgagggggaagggggtttgttaaatagcctccttgaagatcctttaggtctgacaagaacagttagatcaattccttttcacagaagtgaaaaacaagtagtaaagattatgttgcaggcagtagaaaaacagcaaataaggaaacagagagagacaggatgatgagggagttactcccgaaagtagcagataagaagacggcaaaggccggggacaagagtgctggacagggagaaaatataaaatgaataatctatttgaagtaagaacggaacaaatgtgatttgtatgtaaaaaccggtttggaacgaatggttgtaagatgaaaggttggaatgagcaagttgtaaaattgaacacagtggcGGGAGCAAGTATTTCCACTGTAGTTCAAATTGGATTGCGAACAAGCTGTAAAATTAActctttgtatcctcgtaacctgaaaaagggaagttgtaaaaatcagcttttgattttcttttaatcgtttcttgatgttcttttagatttcttgtcagtaaagataatttggaaaattgttactagttctaggaattggacatttaaaataatggtgaatgtggattgaaataattggaaataagttaattgatgaaacatgaccagcttttatggtttgttgttttatggtagacattcaagttgagaaacagagagagacagagatacagatacagacacagagatacagccagacagagagagccagacacagagatacagccagagagagagagagccagacacagagatacagagagagagagagagagagagagagagagagagagagacagagatacagccagagagagagagagagagagccagacacagagatacagatagagagagagagccagacacagagagagagagacagagacagagatacagacacagagagagagagagagagag
This is a stretch of genomic DNA from Leucoraja erinacea ecotype New England unplaced genomic scaffold, Leri_hhj_1 Leri_582S, whole genome shotgun sequence. It encodes these proteins:
- the LOC129694223 gene encoding zinc finger protein 239-like, yielding MEDHMTGHKEKRYECDVCGKAWQYPSRLEIHRRVHTGERPFDCSDCGKSFTCLSVLRVHRQVHTEERPFECSNCSKSFKTAHELERHRRVHTGEKPYGCSTCGTSFAWLSGLREHRWIHMGEKPHGCSMCGKSFGQLWRLREHRRVHSSERPFSCSVCGKGFKSCKTLKVHRRLHTGERPYICSECGKSFTHSNSLLSHQHTHTGERPYTCSDCGKGFAHYSNLLSHQRTHTGERPFTCTQCSKGFTKSSSLLSHQRTHTGERPFSCSDCGKGFICSNRLLSHQRVHAGDRPIPSPVGGERFAMASHALSHQRVHTSGQPYDCPYCGESFDSSRGLRQHRRAHTGEQLHPLRQEFQESTGAAGEPADTHQRETL